ACAACCCAACGAAGTATATGTAAGTAACATTAAAATGATGACTGCTGCCTTGAGGCATTTTATATTGTActtgaaacattattttaaccAATCTTCCGGGCTTCAAAAGGACAGAGGGTTAGTAGGTCAATGATTTGCTTATGTTTCAGACAAGAATCTCATTTCTACTCACCTTCAACAATGTCTGACTTAACAGCCCTAGGTTTACGGTACTGATAGCAAATCCAAGTACTTCCTCTTCCACATCCAGGGTGCATGCTGCTGCCCCAGCATCCCAAGCTAGAATCCTGAGCATGTCCCTGAATGGAGCAGCTGACATTGTATGCCCAATCCCTAACTAATGATTGTGGCCAGGAAAATGGTTATTTTGATTGGCCTACACCAATCAGGGTGCATGTCTGAAGCTGGGGATGAAGTCATTTCCCAAGAAGGACACAGATTATATGGATGATAGGTAGATACTAGTAGGAAAattggagaaagggaagaatgaaTACTGGTTGTTCACTACACAGACATCTGGCCTGAAAGACAACAACAAGCCCAGGGCTATATCTACTGAAAATTACTGTTGGGATTACTAATAAGAAAATTGTTTCCAGATTACAAactaacaaacaacaacaaaattccaAGGCCagtatgtttcttttattattattatttttgtttgactTAAGATGGttgaatgatttcattttcatttataagcATTACAATAATTCCCATGCAAAAACCAAGACCATATATGCCTAATTTCAATCGGCCAAAATCCAACCCGTGAGACTGGACATTCAAGATCAAAATCAAAATGTTGCTTGACCTTTCCAATAGTAGACATCACGGTCATCCTTTGAGAGATCAGCAGGCCCCTGACCTCCCAAACACTACAGTTTGCCATGAGTTCATACCAAAACAGGGAGCCGATCGATGCCTTGCAGCACCTAAACCTGGCAAGTAATTTCATTCATGAAGACAGGACACCTCTACACCAAGGCTGCCACCCACAGTTATCTCCTGGTTCCTGCTCTATAGAAAAATCTGCTTTTGAACAGGCATGGTATCTTCTATGTGGGGATTGATACtaatttttccttccagttttcctCAAAACTCTCAGTAAAAGCAAAGAGACTTTACAAAAAAGCTTACCTCTATAATGTCaaaagaaatacagttgacccaTGAATAATGCAGGGGTCAGCTGCACCGACCCCCGTGAGGTTGAATATCCatatataactttacagttgaccTTCTAGTCACGATTCCAAATCCATATATTCAACTAACACACTTAGTGGAAAAAATCCGTGTATAAGTGAACCCACGCAgtttaaacccatgttgttcaaggatcaactgtacatACAAAGACAACAgtttaaacccatgttgttcaaggatcaactgtacatACAAAGACAACTACTTTATCAAGCATGTACTTTCCCCAGCTTCAGATAAAGTCACTTAGCAGATATAAAGCTTTAAAGATTTCTCAGTAAGATAGGAACCAGGAATATCAAGGAGGGCAAAACAGGACCCCACaattaaagaactaaacaaatacaaagaatcattCTATTGATTAAGACAAATGGgctaaatgaagaaatgatagcATTTCAACAGTGGATGTcaatttatattgaaatacacACATTGGAACGCCGACAATGGCAAAATTCTCATTAGTGCAAATAACAATTATAATGGTATATTCTTTAATAGGATTTAAATAAGGCTTCAAATAATTACACACACTAAAACTACCGTTTGGAAACCTTAATTCTATCTGGAAAGTTGTCAAAGACACCCTTCCAAACCACCCAAAGTTCTGATTTAAGGACAATTACATTCAATGAAGTTGCTCCAAACACAATTTATAGCATTATCACTTTCAAAGTCTACATTGTttggcagagagggagaaaataccCTGGCCACTGGTCGAAAGAAATAAATCCAACTAACGTACCAGGCAGTTACCAGGTTCAGATGATTTTCAAACATCTGTGGTGATGAacgctcattaaaaaaaataaagacaaaaaaaggaaaacaaaaaaataagagaatcctGAAGCATAAGAGATTTGTTTCCCCACTCCCATGAACAAAAGTATGAAAGCACAAagtatgaaacagaaaaaagtgaGAGAATTCATGGGCATTTTCATCTATGGCTCAAGTTctccttaaaaaatacaaaaacaaaaccaaacaccaAAACAATGTGTAATAACTacaaaaagtaaacaacaaaatCAGAGGCAGAATATGAAATAGTAATATACTGTTTCAGAGCCTGCACCATCCTGCAGAACCAGGAAACTTAAAATGTGTTCTTAACAGATCCAATCTGGGCTGGAtatgtaaaaaacagaaagacGGCATCACAAACCACACTACATATTATGAGAGTTTTAgaaccagaggggaaaaaaaggcagcaaAAACGCTCAGAAAAATTTATCATCAATTCTGAAATGGGGCCTTGTCACATCATCAGGGTTAATGAAGACGGAGATCGACTTCCCCGGGTTCTCAGTCACTAGTTGCTGCAGTTTTTTGGCCAGACGGTCATCGGGCTGGTTGGGGTCCCCTCCGTCGGACTGCGGGGAGGGAATGCTAGTGGTGCTCCCTCGTCTCTGGAGCTCCAGTGTCAGCCGGTTGGCTGCCTTGACGTGCTCGATGGCGGTGCGCAAGTGCTCCGCCGGGTCTGAGCGGACCGAGGAGAGCTTCCGCGCGTGGAGCATGACCGTCTCCTCGGACAGGTGCTCCAGCATGTTGCACTGCGGGATGAAGTAATTGGGACACATCTTGTTGACCAGACAGTGTTGTAGGTCATCAATGAGGCCCAGCAAAAAGTGGGCTGCACAGTCTTCTTGGGCCAAATAGTTGGCAGGAAGTCTGTCGCAGGCCCAGAGCATCATGCTCCGCAGGTGATAGGGGCTGATAGCCTTGGGCCGGGACAGGAGTTTAATGATGATGGCTTTGCAGGCCTGGTAGGCCTGCATGAGGCTGCTGGAGATGCACTTCTTCAACTGCACCTCACTCCTGGCAAAGGACAGCCGCCACTCATTGTCCTTCTTTCCCTTGTAGGAGCAAGCAGGCACCAGGTAAAACCCACTGATGACTTCTTCCTCAGTGATCTTCCCATCCCAAAAGTGGTTCTCCATGAGCCAGCTCTGGGCCACTGCCGGCCAACCCTTGAAAGAGACCACCGGGACAATATCATACAACATGCGACTGCTCCCCACACCCAGAATGATGGAGATGATGGTCCCGTTCTTTTCTACCTTTTCCACCTTTGGCATCCCTCGCTGGGGTTTCTTCTGTATCTCTGATAGGACAATGCTGATGGAGTCATAGAACCAGTCAGCCACTTTGGTTGGGGAGAAGAAGTAGTTGGTGGCACCATTGATGTGATCTACGATGGTGCAACAGTCTTTCCACTTACTGATCGTCCCCTCGTCAAAGAGCCGAAGGCTCAGCCAAGAGTGGCACAAGGCTGAATGGCGCATATCCAGTGTCACAGGCTGATTACGGTCATGAAGCTTCAGGGCTGGCACCAGAAGAGTGAAGTCCATATCATAGTCGGTCCCTCGGGCATAGACATTAAGCTCATCTAAGTCCAGGTCTACCACGCCTTCCCGGACTCCTCCAGAAAGCAATAGATACTCATTGGCCACTGGAAGTTTTTGGTCCAGTTTTTGCACCATTCCtaaaaacagaaggagaaaacacTATTACAGGAAGCACAGATACAAGAGTCTTACGCATCAATCGAGAATGTGCTGAGCTTCTAAGAGCCACTATTCGTTATCAGTACAAAACCAGATATTAGGCTGCTGCACGGACCCAGCCAACAGTACATTGCTCATTTTCATCGGTGCTAGAATCCATCCTTTTCCAAATGGGAGAATTATGCAGATTCTTCTCTCATGGTGAAAGCAGTATCATTTTCAATCATAAACCAGGGCTCCTCTTCCCCCAGTCATCACCTCGGTTAATGGCACTGCCATCCACTCAGTCACCCAGGCTGAAAAACCTTAGTAAGTTTCAAGTCTTACTTGCCTTTCTACTGC
This DNA window, taken from Physeter macrocephalus isolate SW-GA chromosome 1, ASM283717v5, whole genome shotgun sequence, encodes the following:
- the MB21D2 gene encoding nucleotidyltransferase MB21D2 isoform X2; protein product: MVQKLDQKLPVANEYLLLSGGVREGVVDLDLDELNVYARGTDYDMDFTLLVPALKLHDRNQPVTLDMRHSALCHSWLSLRLFDEGTISKWKDCCTIVDHINGATNYFFSPTKVADWFYDSISIVLSEIQKKPQRGMPKVEKVEKNGTIISIILGVGSSRMLYDIVPVVSFKGWPAVAQSWLMENHFWDGKITEEEVISGFYLVPACSYKGKKDNEWRLSFARSEVQLKKCISSSLMQAYQACKAIIIKLLSRPKAISPYHLRSMMLWACDRLPANYLAQEDCAAHFLLGLIDDLQHCLVNKMCPNYFIPQCNMLEHLSEETVMLHARKLSSVRSDPAEHLRTAIEHVKAANRLTLELQRRGSTTSIPSPQSDGGDPNQPDDRLAKKLQQLVTENPGKSISVFINPDDVTRPHFRIDDKFF
- the MB21D2 gene encoding nucleotidyltransferase MB21D2 isoform X1, whose amino-acid sequence is MKMAAPTASKAASLGCNNKPAFPELDFRSGARVEELNKLIQEFTKHDQREYDDQRALEIHTAKDFIFSMLGMVQKLDQKLPVANEYLLLSGGVREGVVDLDLDELNVYARGTDYDMDFTLLVPALKLHDRNQPVTLDMRHSALCHSWLSLRLFDEGTISKWKDCCTIVDHINGATNYFFSPTKVADWFYDSISIVLSEIQKKPQRGMPKVEKVEKNGTIISIILGVGSSRMLYDIVPVVSFKGWPAVAQSWLMENHFWDGKITEEEVISGFYLVPACSYKGKKDNEWRLSFARSEVQLKKCISSSLMQAYQACKAIIIKLLSRPKAISPYHLRSMMLWACDRLPANYLAQEDCAAHFLLGLIDDLQHCLVNKMCPNYFIPQCNMLEHLSEETVMLHARKLSSVRSDPAEHLRTAIEHVKAANRLTLELQRRGSTTSIPSPQSDGGDPNQPDDRLAKKLQQLVTENPGKSISVFINPDDVTRPHFRIDDKFF